In Chlamydia serpentis, the following are encoded in one genomic region:
- a CDS encoding class I SAM-dependent methyltransferase yields the protein MSSKPKFLPKRKKSLLDPKETSWDPIASSYNKLVQDKGHYYHKATILPALLPLLNLNSKSSLLDIGCGQGFLERAIPKRCRYLGLDISPTLIAIAKKMRSARPHQFKVADLTKPLEFSELELFSHAVAILSLQNIEFPNEAIQNTATLLQPLGQFFIVLNHPCFRVPRSSSWHYDENKQIISRHVERYLSPMKVPIVAHPGQKDSPSTLSFHFPLSYWAKELSSHGFLIQNLEEWTSSRLSTGKRAKAENLCRKEFPLFLMISTTKMK from the coding sequence ATGTCTTCAAAACCTAAATTTCTTCCTAAAAGAAAAAAAAGTCTTCTGGATCCAAAAGAAACTTCTTGGGACCCTATAGCATCAAGTTATAATAAGCTTGTTCAAGATAAGGGTCACTACTATCACAAAGCAACTATCCTTCCAGCGCTCCTTCCTTTGCTTAACTTAAATTCTAAAAGTTCTTTATTGGATATTGGTTGTGGTCAAGGATTTTTAGAAAGAGCTATTCCTAAGAGGTGTCGTTATTTAGGATTAGATATCTCCCCTACTTTGATTGCTATAGCTAAGAAGATGCGTTCAGCACGGCCTCATCAATTTAAAGTAGCTGATCTTACTAAACCCTTGGAATTCTCAGAATTAGAACTGTTTTCTCACGCAGTAGCGATTCTTTCCCTTCAAAATATCGAATTTCCTAATGAAGCTATACAAAATACAGCAACTCTTCTTCAACCTCTTGGCCAATTTTTCATAGTTTTAAACCATCCTTGTTTTCGTGTCCCGAGATCATCGTCATGGCACTATGATGAAAATAAACAAATTATTTCTCGTCACGTAGAGCGCTACCTCTCCCCTATGAAAGTTCCTATAGTGGCTCATCCTGGACAAAAAGATTCTCCCTCAACGCTTTCCTTCCATTTCCCCCTAAGTTATTGGGCGAAGGAGTTATCTTCCCACGGCTTTTTAATTCAAAATCTTGAAGAATGGACCTCCTCAAGACTCTCGACAGGAAAGCGAGCTAAGGCAGAAAACCTTTGTCGCAAAGAATTTCCATTATTTCTAATGATTTCAACAACTAAAATGAAATAA
- a CDS encoding YihY/virulence factor BrkB family protein — protein sequence MLRKLFQFSKKKTNQKQRLRSNGLVQALIQSIKVLLNNEASKEACVLSYYGLLTCIPILVFFLRLSQHLFTNLNWKEWLIIKFPDYKKPISAIIEAAYHATEHNIGLVLVGSFFVFCWAGILMLLSLEDGLNKIFRTSCTPISLRRLVAYFIITLISPMIFIIVCGAWIYITQIMPIQYAKLFSLSHSMSALYFMSKLTPYFLIYLALFCCYAFLPRVAVQKTAAIISTLIIGSMWIIFQKAFFSLQVSLFNYSFTYGALVALPSFLLLLYLYAIIYLFGGSLTFIIQNRGCTFLFLGNKILPSCYLQLITSTYILALVTRQFNEELPALTAQFIAKQSKVPIGEVSQCLDILEKEGFIFPHNNGYQPVFNFSEFTIQDIADRLLHREIFTKFNPNMGITFIESNFQKMFNQVSKNKDNLTLTEIARRLK from the coding sequence ATGCTTCGAAAACTTTTCCAGTTTTCTAAAAAAAAAACAAATCAGAAGCAACGCCTTCGAAGCAACGGACTTGTGCAAGCCCTTATCCAATCAATAAAGGTTTTATTAAATAATGAAGCCTCCAAAGAAGCCTGCGTTTTAAGCTATTATGGGTTGCTTACCTGTATTCCTATTTTAGTCTTTTTCTTAAGGCTTTCCCAACACTTATTTACAAATTTGAACTGGAAAGAATGGTTAATTATCAAGTTTCCAGATTATAAAAAGCCAATCTCCGCCATTATCGAAGCTGCATATCATGCTACTGAACATAACATAGGGCTAGTGCTTGTAGGAAGTTTCTTTGTTTTTTGCTGGGCAGGTATTTTAATGCTCTTATCTCTAGAAGACGGATTAAATAAAATCTTTCGTACTAGCTGTACTCCAATATCTTTAAGGAGATTAGTTGCTTATTTTATCATTACTCTAATCAGTCCTATGATTTTTATTATTGTCTGTGGAGCTTGGATTTATATCACACAGATCATGCCTATCCAATACGCTAAGTTATTTTCTCTCAGTCATTCAATGTCAGCGTTATATTTCATGTCAAAGCTTACCCCCTATTTTTTAATCTATCTGGCTCTGTTTTGCTGTTACGCTTTTCTTCCGCGTGTTGCAGTTCAAAAAACAGCAGCTATTATTTCTACATTAATCATAGGCTCGATGTGGATAATCTTTCAAAAAGCCTTCTTCAGCCTTCAAGTTTCTCTGTTTAACTATAGTTTCACTTATGGAGCCCTTGTTGCTCTTCCTTCATTTCTTCTACTTCTCTATCTCTATGCTATCATCTATTTGTTTGGAGGATCTCTGACTTTTATTATCCAAAATCGTGGGTGTACTTTTTTATTTCTAGGAAATAAAATCTTGCCTAGCTGTTATCTACAGTTAATTACATCGACTTATATTCTTGCTTTAGTCACACGCCAGTTTAATGAAGAGCTTCCGGCTTTAACCGCGCAATTCATTGCTAAGCAATCAAAGGTTCCTATTGGAGAGGTCTCGCAATGTCTAGACATACTAGAGAAAGAAGGATTTATCTTTCCTCACAATAACGGTTACCAACCTGTTTTTAATTTCTCAGAATTTACAATTCAAGATATTGCAGATCGACTCTTACACCGTGAGATTTTTACAAAATTTAATCCCAATATGGGAATCACTTTTATAGAAAGTAATTTCCAAAAGATGTTTAACCAGGTTTCTAAAAATAAAGACAACCTAACCCTTACCGAGATTGCTAGGCGACTTAAATGA